A part of Pararhizobium sp. A13 genomic DNA contains:
- a CDS encoding phage head-tail connector protein, giving the protein MTTTEQTPPVGEPLTLAETKAHLRLDGSAEDDLITSLIRTVREHLEWQTGLALLTRTFRPYLDDWPRTRVIQIVRGAVQTIEGVTVYDAAGMPGEIDVSGFVLDGRARLSSRRQGGRSTASRLIFPPVSA; this is encoded by the coding sequence ATGACCACTACGGAACAGACGCCGCCCGTCGGCGAGCCGCTGACCCTTGCCGAGACGAAGGCGCATCTGCGCCTCGACGGCAGCGCCGAGGACGATCTGATTACATCCCTGATCCGCACGGTGCGCGAGCATCTGGAGTGGCAGACCGGGCTGGCGCTCTTGACCCGCACCTTCCGGCCCTATCTCGACGACTGGCCCCGAACGCGGGTGATTCAGATTGTCAGGGGGGCGGTGCAAACGATTGAAGGCGTTACGGTTTACGATGCGGCCGGGATGCCGGGAGAGATCGATGTTTCCGGGTTCGTACTCGACGGTCGGGCGCGTCTGAGCAGCCGGCGCCAGGGCGGGCGATCAACGGCATCGAGATTGATTTTTCCACCGGTTTCGGCGTAA
- a CDS encoding ATP-binding protein, which yields MSRLRVLFRTTAVRLSALYLLLFSLCAAFLVFYVTAMSQRLLEQQTKDAVTAEVSQIEEIYSRAGVNGLLRTLERRARQPGANLYVIAGPTGEILAGNVASLQPGLLDQEGWTGEAFRYQRYTDESRKETHVALAHVLVLDNGLRILVGRDLQEPEKFRVLVRQALVVALGIMGIGALIIWFAIGRNALKRIDRMSDASTRIMAGDLSQRLPMSGSGDEFDRLSESLNAMLGRIEKLNEGLRQVSDNIAHDLKTPLTRLRNKAEAALAHKATNAGYRASLEEIIGESDQLIRTFNALLMISRVEAGSAAAEMSDVNLSQSVADCVELYEPVADEQGLTLEAELPPDIHVSGNRELIGQALGNLIDNAIKYSEGGDNPLIKVSLVKRDGAIAVSVADHGPGVPANKRGDVIGRFVRLDESRSKPGTGLGLSLVEAVMEMHQGRLELSDTIPGAENNRGLTASMVFGAPSG from the coding sequence ATGAGCAGACTGCGCGTCCTTTTTCGCACGACCGCTGTTCGCCTCTCGGCGCTCTATCTTCTGCTTTTCTCACTCTGCGCCGCATTTCTGGTCTTCTACGTCACCGCCATGTCGCAGCGACTGCTGGAACAGCAGACGAAGGATGCAGTGACGGCGGAAGTCTCGCAGATCGAGGAGATCTACAGCCGGGCGGGCGTAAACGGATTGCTGCGGACACTGGAGCGCCGGGCGCGCCAGCCGGGCGCCAATCTTTACGTCATTGCCGGGCCGACCGGCGAAATCCTTGCCGGCAATGTTGCCTCGTTGCAGCCGGGGCTTCTGGACCAGGAGGGCTGGACGGGCGAAGCCTTCCGCTACCAGCGCTACACCGACGAAAGCCGCAAGGAAACCCATGTGGCGCTTGCACATGTTCTCGTTCTCGACAACGGGCTGCGCATTCTGGTCGGCCGCGACCTGCAGGAGCCCGAGAAATTTCGCGTGCTCGTCCGCCAGGCGCTGGTCGTCGCACTTGGCATCATGGGTATCGGCGCACTGATCATCTGGTTTGCCATCGGCCGCAATGCGCTGAAGCGGATCGACCGCATGTCGGATGCCAGCACGCGGATCATGGCGGGCGACCTGTCGCAGCGTTTGCCGATGAGCGGCTCCGGCGACGAATTCGACCGGCTGTCGGAATCGCTGAATGCTATGCTTGGGCGGATCGAGAAGCTGAACGAGGGGTTGCGGCAGGTTTCCGACAACATCGCCCATGACCTGAAGACGCCGTTGACGCGCCTGCGCAACAAGGCGGAGGCCGCGTTGGCGCACAAGGCGACGAATGCCGGCTACCGGGCATCGCTCGAGGAAATTATCGGCGAATCCGACCAGCTGATCCGCACCTTCAACGCGCTCCTGATGATTTCGCGCGTCGAGGCGGGCTCTGCGGCCGCGGAGATGAGCGATGTCAATCTATCCCAGAGCGTTGCCGACTGTGTCGAGCTTTACGAACCGGTGGCCGACGAGCAGGGTTTGACGCTCGAAGCGGAACTGCCGCCTGATATCCACGTGTCCGGCAATCGCGAACTGATCGGGCAGGCGCTAGGCAACCTGATCGACAACGCCATCAAATATTCCGAGGGCGGGGACAATCCGCTGATCAAGGTCAGCCTTGTGAAGCGGGATGGGGCAATCGCGGTCTCGGTGGCAGACCATGGACCCGGCGTCCCGGCGAACAAGCGCGGCGATGTGATCGGGCGTTTCGTGCGGCTGGATGAAAGTCGCAGCAAGCCCGGCACTGGTTTGGGGTTATCGCTTGTCGAAGCCGTGATGGAGATGCATCAGGGACGCCTGGAACTGAGCGACACGATACCGGGCGCCGAAAACAATCGCGGTTTGACCGCCAGCATGGTTTTCGGAGCGCCTTCCGGCTGA
- a CDS encoding heme lyase CcmF/NrfE family subunit yields the protein MIIEFGHYALVLALGVSVLQAIMPVFGAVRGDRALMEIGTVAAKATFLLVALSFGVLTYAHVTSDFSVQNVWENSHSQIPLIYKFSGVWGNHEGSMLLWMLILTFFSALVAVFGDNLPDTLKANVLAVQAWIASAFSLFILLTSNPFNRLIDAPGEGRDLNPVLQDIGLAIHPPLLYLGYVGFSVCFSFAVAALIEGRIDAAWARWVRPWTLAAWTCLTAGIAMGSYWAYYELGWGGWWFWDPVENASFIPWLAGTALLHSALVMEKREALKIWTVLLAIMTFSMSLLGTFLVRSGVLTSVHAFATDPTRGVFILVILILFIGGAFSLFAFRAARLKAGGLFAPISREGALVLNNLILTTAAATVLTGTLYPLVLEALTGSKISVGPPFFNMTFGLLMLPLLLAVPFGPLLAWKRGDLLGAGQRLFAAVAIGLVAGCVIYYARHGGPVMALFGLALGAYLIAGSLTELLLRSGIGKVAGSVALRRLSGLPRSVFGTALAHIGLGVTLIGIVAVTAFETEHIVEMKPGMTMDAGGYTLRFDGLRDGKGPNYTEQSGHFTVMRAGVVVTEVWSAKRLYTARRMPTTEAGIRTFGVSQLYVSLGDGMADGGVVVRIWWKPMILCIWGGALFMMAGGAVSLSDRRLRIGAPARAKKQKKPVLEPAQ from the coding sequence ATGATCATCGAGTTCGGTCATTATGCGCTGGTTCTGGCGCTTGGCGTGTCGGTGTTGCAGGCGATCATGCCTGTTTTCGGCGCGGTGCGTGGCGACCGGGCCCTGATGGAGATCGGCACGGTCGCGGCCAAGGCGACCTTCCTGCTCGTCGCCCTCTCTTTCGGCGTTCTGACCTATGCCCATGTGACGTCGGATTTTTCCGTCCAGAACGTCTGGGAGAATTCGCATTCGCAGATCCCGCTGATCTACAAGTTTTCCGGTGTCTGGGGAAACCACGAAGGCTCGATGCTGCTGTGGATGCTGATCCTCACCTTCTTTTCGGCCCTGGTCGCGGTGTTTGGGGATAACCTGCCTGACACGTTGAAGGCCAATGTGCTTGCCGTTCAGGCCTGGATTGCCAGCGCCTTCTCGCTGTTCATCCTGTTGACGTCGAACCCCTTCAACCGGCTCATCGACGCGCCGGGCGAGGGGAGAGATCTCAATCCGGTGTTGCAGGATATCGGCCTCGCTATCCATCCACCCTTGCTTTACCTCGGCTATGTCGGATTTTCCGTCTGTTTCTCCTTTGCTGTGGCGGCCCTGATCGAGGGGCGCATCGATGCGGCCTGGGCGCGCTGGGTGCGGCCCTGGACGCTGGCTGCCTGGACCTGCCTGACGGCGGGAATCGCGATGGGATCCTACTGGGCCTATTATGAGCTTGGCTGGGGCGGTTGGTGGTTCTGGGACCCTGTAGAGAACGCCTCCTTCATTCCCTGGCTTGCCGGGACCGCGCTGCTTCACTCCGCGCTGGTGATGGAGAAGCGCGAGGCGCTGAAGATCTGGACCGTGCTGCTTGCGATCATGACCTTCTCGATGTCGCTGCTCGGCACGTTCCTTGTCCGCTCCGGCGTGCTCACCTCGGTTCACGCCTTTGCGACCGATCCGACGCGCGGCGTCTTCATTCTGGTCATTCTGATCCTTTTCATTGGCGGCGCCTTCTCGCTGTTCGCGTTCCGCGCCGCGCGTCTCAAGGCGGGCGGTCTGTTCGCGCCGATTTCGCGCGAGGGCGCACTGGTTCTCAACAACCTGATCCTGACGACGGCCGCAGCCACCGTTTTGACCGGTACGCTCTATCCGCTGGTGCTGGAAGCGCTGACGGGCTCGAAAATCTCGGTCGGACCACCCTTCTTCAACATGACGTTCGGGCTGTTGATGCTGCCGCTGCTCCTGGCGGTGCCGTTCGGGCCGTTGCTGGCCTGGAAGCGCGGCGACCTGCTGGGGGCTGGACAGCGGCTCTTCGCGGCGGTGGCGATCGGCCTGGTTGCCGGCTGCGTGATTTATTATGCACGGCATGGTGGGCCGGTCATGGCCTTGTTCGGGCTTGCGCTGGGTGCGTACCTGATTGCCGGATCGCTGACGGAACTGTTGCTGCGATCCGGCATCGGCAAGGTGGCGGGATCTGTTGCACTGCGCCGGCTCTCAGGGTTGCCGCGCTCGGTTTTCGGGACGGCGCTGGCGCATATCGGTCTTGGCGTGACGCTGATCGGCATCGTCGCGGTGACGGCCTTCGAGACCGAGCATATTGTCGAGATGAAGCCCGGCATGACCATGGATGCGGGTGGGTATACGTTGCGTTTCGACGGATTGCGGGATGGCAAGGGGCCGAACTACACCGAGCAGTCAGGGCACTTCACCGTCATGCGGGCGGGAGTTGTCGTGACCGAGGTCTGGTCGGCGAAGCGGCTTTATACGGCGCGGCGGATGCCGACTACCGAAGCCGGCATCCGGACGTTCGGCGTGAGCCAGCTCTATGTGTCGCTTGGCGACGGCATGGCGGATGGCGGTGTCGTGGTGCGCATCTGGTGGAAGCCGATGATCCTCTGCATCTGGGGCGGTGCGCTGTTCATGATGGCCGGTGGCGCGGTGTCGCTGAGCGACCGGCGTCTGCGGATCGGGGCGCCGGCGCGGGCGAAGAAACAGAAGAAGCCGGTTCTGGAGCCAGCGCAATGA
- the feuP gene encoding two-component system response regulator FeuP — protein sequence MRILVVEDDVNLNRQLTDTLKEAGYVVDQAFDGEEGHYLGDGEPYDAVILDIGLPEMDGITVLEKWRGAGKAMPVLILTARDRWSDKVAGIDAGADDYVTKPFHVEEVLARIRALIRRAAGHASSEIVCGPVRLDTKGSKAMVDGVALKLTSHEFRLLSYLMHHMGQVVSRTELVEHMYDQDFDRDSNTIEVFVGRLRKKIGNDLIETVRGLGYRMQAPGMASKEAKS from the coding sequence ATGCGCATTCTGGTGGTCGAAGACGACGTCAACCTCAACCGTCAGCTGACGGATACGTTGAAGGAGGCGGGTTATGTCGTCGATCAGGCCTTTGACGGCGAAGAAGGCCACTATCTCGGTGATGGCGAGCCCTATGACGCGGTCATTCTCGATATCGGCCTGCCCGAAATGGACGGTATCACCGTGCTTGAAAAATGGCGTGGCGCCGGGAAGGCAATGCCTGTCCTGATCCTGACGGCGCGCGACCGCTGGAGCGACAAGGTCGCGGGTATCGATGCAGGCGCCGACGATTATGTGACGAAGCCGTTCCATGTCGAGGAAGTGCTGGCGCGTATCCGGGCACTGATCCGGCGGGCAGCCGGGCATGCAAGCTCGGAAATCGTCTGCGGGCCCGTGCGCCTGGATACCAAGGGTTCCAAGGCGATGGTCGATGGCGTGGCGCTGAAGCTCACCTCGCACGAGTTCCGGCTTCTCTCCTATCTGATGCACCATATGGGACAGGTGGTATCGCGCACGGAACTGGTCGAGCATATGTACGACCAGGATTTCGACCGCGATTCCAACACGATCGAGGTTTTTGTCGGTAGATTGCGCAAGAAGATCGGCAACGACCTGATCGAGACCGTGCGCGGCCTCGGCTATCGCATGCAGGCGCCGGGCATGGCCAGCAAGGAAGCGAAATCCTGA
- the ccmI gene encoding c-type cytochrome biogenesis protein CcmI, translating into MLFWILVATLTAAVAAVLLLPLLRAAAGAEVPQSHDVEVYRDQLEELKRDEKNGLISGEDAEFARAEVARRLLAATDAVKAAGPAQPARRGNRLAQLAVILILPAIGLCLYLRTGNPDVPDAPLAARLANPGDDMNILIARAEQQLVANPEDGAGWDVLAPIYYRSGRIEDAAAAFRNALRILGPTPARLGGYAESLIAISGGLITNEAQEALRKSLAIEPNDPRAQFYLALALKQEGKAPEALAAFQQIVKASPADAPWLPLVNEHIASLKGDGAAPSADQAGSALGGPTADDVAAAQTMNAGDRNAMIEGMVESLAEKLKDDPKNFEGWMRIIRSYSVLGQKEKAAEALKQGLSAFPAEGEQGKQLLALAGELGLTADGGVK; encoded by the coding sequence ATGCTGTTCTGGATCCTTGTTGCCACCCTGACGGCGGCTGTTGCCGCTGTCCTGCTGCTTCCGCTGCTACGTGCCGCCGCCGGCGCAGAGGTTCCGCAATCCCATGACGTCGAAGTCTATCGCGACCAGCTCGAGGAGCTGAAGCGCGACGAGAAAAATGGCCTGATTTCCGGCGAGGACGCGGAATTTGCGCGCGCCGAGGTGGCGCGCCGGCTGCTTGCGGCGACGGACGCGGTGAAGGCCGCGGGACCCGCTCAGCCAGCGCGGCGGGGCAACCGGCTGGCGCAGCTCGCCGTCATTCTTATCCTGCCTGCCATTGGCCTCTGTCTTTACCTACGCACGGGAAATCCGGACGTACCGGATGCGCCGCTCGCTGCGCGCCTGGCGAACCCGGGCGATGACATGAATATCCTGATCGCGCGGGCCGAGCAGCAGCTTGTCGCCAATCCGGAAGACGGAGCAGGTTGGGATGTTCTGGCACCGATTTATTATCGCAGCGGCAGGATCGAGGATGCTGCCGCAGCTTTCCGCAATGCGCTTCGGATTCTCGGGCCGACGCCCGCGCGTCTCGGCGGCTATGCCGAAAGCCTGATCGCGATTTCTGGCGGCTTGATCACCAACGAGGCGCAGGAGGCGCTGCGCAAATCGCTGGCGATCGAGCCGAACGACCCACGCGCGCAATTCTATCTGGCGCTTGCCTTGAAACAGGAAGGCAAGGCGCCGGAAGCGCTCGCGGCGTTCCAGCAGATCGTCAAGGCATCGCCAGCCGATGCGCCGTGGCTGCCGCTGGTCAATGAACATATCGCCAGCCTCAAGGGCGATGGCGCAGCACCCTCCGCGGATCAGGCGGGGAGCGCATTGGGCGGTCCTACGGCCGACGACGTCGCGGCAGCGCAGACCATGAATGCCGGCGACCGGAATGCTATGATCGAGGGTATGGTGGAGAGCCTTGCCGAAAAACTGAAGGACGATCCGAAGAATTTCGAAGGATGGATGCGGATCATCCGTTCCTATTCAGTGCTCGGTCAGAAAGAGAAGGCCGCCGAGGCCTTGAAACAAGGTTTGAGTGCCTTCCCGGCCGAGGGCGAGCAGGGCAAACAATTGCTGGCTTTGGCAGGCGAACTTGGCCTGACGGCCGATGGAGGCGTGAAGTGA
- a CDS encoding ATP-binding protein, which produces MRLRPQSLTARVLLVSTVWAVAALVVIGVVISALYRQGSERGFQDLLRAQLYNVINSIVVNDKSVLAGSPQLGDLRFSQPQTGWYWIVEPIGEFNTPPLLSTSLGSGKLPIASLDEVPFDIRYERFYTTVDSFKNEVEVAETEVVLDIQGHTARFRVAGNRDVLEADINDFNRNLYLALSIFGFGGLGMNAMAILFGLRPLDQARRSLEKIRGGESERLDGEFPREIQPLASEVNALIDSNRRIIERARMQVGNLAHSLKTPIAVLMNEARVLEAPHGDLVKAQADAMQLQVQSYLNRARIAAQRESVLARTEVEPVLERLVRVMRRLHPEKTFVLTVSPPGLILAMEQQDVEETLGNLLDNAARYSADQVRVTAHIASEGLQGKDPGRRNWITIEVDDDGPGLEPDQIAVAIKRGRRLDESKPGTGLGLSIVREIAGEYQGTLDLSRGDRGGLSARILLPAVS; this is translated from the coding sequence ATGAGGCTTCGCCCGCAATCTCTTACCGCCCGCGTTCTGCTCGTCTCCACTGTCTGGGCCGTGGCGGCGCTGGTGGTGATCGGCGTGGTGATCTCGGCGCTCTACCGGCAGGGCTCGGAGCGTGGCTTTCAGGATCTGTTGCGCGCGCAGCTCTACAACGTCATCAACTCTATCGTCGTCAACGACAAGTCGGTACTGGCCGGCAGTCCGCAACTGGGCGACCTGCGGTTTTCGCAGCCGCAGACCGGCTGGTACTGGATCGTCGAGCCGATCGGCGAATTCAATACGCCGCCTTTGCTGTCCACTTCGCTCGGCTCGGGCAAGCTGCCGATCGCAAGCCTCGACGAAGTTCCCTTCGATATTCGCTACGAGCGCTTCTACACGACGGTCGATTCCTTCAAAAACGAAGTCGAAGTGGCCGAGACGGAAGTCGTGCTTGACATCCAGGGGCATACGGCCCGCTTCCGGGTTGCGGGCAATCGCGACGTGCTGGAAGCCGACATCAACGATTTCAACCGCAATCTCTATCTGGCCCTGTCGATCTTCGGTTTCGGCGGTCTCGGCATGAATGCAATGGCCATTCTCTTCGGCCTTCGGCCGCTCGATCAGGCGCGGCGGTCGCTCGAAAAGATCCGTGGCGGCGAGAGCGAGCGGCTGGACGGCGAGTTTCCGCGCGAAATTCAGCCACTGGCGAGCGAAGTCAACGCGCTGATCGACAGCAACCGCCGCATCATCGAGCGTGCCCGCATGCAGGTTGGCAATCTCGCCCATTCGCTGAAGACGCCGATTGCTGTTCTCATGAACGAGGCGCGGGTGCTCGAGGCGCCGCATGGCGACCTCGTCAAGGCACAGGCCGACGCGATGCAGTTGCAGGTTCAGTCCTATCTCAACCGGGCGCGGATCGCCGCCCAGCGCGAGTCGGTGCTGGCGCGCACGGAAGTGGAGCCGGTTCTGGAGCGGCTGGTGAGGGTCATGCGCAGGCTGCATCCGGAAAAGACCTTCGTGCTGACGGTCTCGCCGCCGGGCCTCATCCTCGCCATGGAGCAGCAAGATGTCGAGGAAACGCTCGGAAACCTCCTGGACAATGCCGCGCGTTACTCCGCCGACCAGGTTCGCGTCACGGCGCACATCGCATCGGAGGGGCTGCAGGGCAAGGACCCGGGGCGGCGGAACTGGATTACCATCGAGGTCGATGATGATGGCCCCGGTCTCGAACCGGACCAGATTGCCGTTGCGATCAAGCGGGGTAGGCGGCTGGACGAAAGCAAACCCGGCACCGGTCTCGGGCTTTCGATCGTCAGGGAAATTGCGGGGGAATATCAGGGGACGCTCGACCTGTCGCGCGGCGATCGTGGCGGGCTGAGTGCCCGGATCCTGCTGCCGGCTGTCTCGTGA
- the ccmE gene encoding cytochrome c maturation protein CcmE, with amino-acid sequence MTRKQKRLAIIGGGVSFIIAAVLLVMFAFSQAVAYFYVPGDLAKAHLAPGTRIRLGGLVEAGSVKRGDGMTVSFSVTDTLERVPVTYTGILPDLFREGQGVVAEGAFAAGSPVFVADTVLAKHDETYMPKDVADRLKAQGVSLGGKENIQ; translated from the coding sequence GTGACCCGCAAGCAGAAGCGTCTGGCGATCATCGGCGGCGGCGTCAGCTTCATCATCGCGGCCGTGCTTCTGGTGATGTTCGCCTTCAGCCAGGCAGTTGCCTATTTCTACGTTCCCGGCGATCTCGCCAAGGCGCATCTGGCACCGGGCACCCGCATTCGGCTGGGCGGGCTGGTCGAGGCGGGGTCGGTCAAGCGCGGCGATGGCATGACGGTGAGTTTCAGCGTTACCGATACGCTCGAACGTGTGCCGGTGACTTACACGGGCATTCTTCCGGATCTCTTCCGCGAGGGGCAGGGCGTCGTCGCCGAAGGTGCGTTTGCGGCCGGCAGCCCGGTTTTCGTGGCCGATACGGTGCTCGCCAAGCATGACGAGACCTATATGCCGAAGGACGTGGCGGACCGGTTGAAGGCGCAGGGCGTGTCGCTCGGGGGCAAGGAAAATATCCAATGA
- a CDS encoding cytochrome c-type biogenesis protein encodes MIRRLVFVLVMLLSASPVFAVNPDEVLADPALEARARALSAQLRCMVCQNQSIDDSNAELAKDLRILVRERITAGDSDDAVIDYVVSRYGEFVLLNPRFETKTWLLWGAPIVLLLAGAAAMIVSARRRTGKATGTPLSDEERARLDAVLRKSE; translated from the coding sequence ATGATCCGGCGGCTGGTCTTCGTTTTAGTCATGCTGCTGTCGGCGTCGCCAGTATTTGCCGTTAATCCGGACGAGGTATTGGCCGATCCGGCGCTTGAGGCGCGGGCGCGTGCTTTGTCGGCGCAACTGCGCTGCATGGTGTGCCAGAACCAGTCGATCGACGATTCGAATGCGGAGCTTGCAAAGGATCTGCGCATTCTCGTGCGCGAACGCATCACCGCAGGGGATTCGGATGACGCCGTCATCGACTATGTCGTGTCGCGCTATGGCGAATTCGTTCTGCTCAATCCCCGTTTTGAGACGAAGACCTGGCTGCTGTGGGGAGCGCCGATCGTCTTGCTTTTGGCGGGCGCGGCCGCGATGATCGTTTCTGCGCGGCGCAGGACCGGCAAAGCGACCGGCACGCCGCTGTCGGACGAAGAGCGGGCAAGGCTGGATGCGGTGTTGAGGAAAAGTGAGTAG
- a CDS encoding ribbon-helix-helix protein, CopG family: MTKPVLSDPIALRLPVDVLADIETIAKASDRSRSWVMVRAMRYYLATEGKDILEIEHAREGMRQGKFQDMDGLLEELEALNKDDAA; the protein is encoded by the coding sequence ATGACCAAGCCTGTTCTGTCCGATCCGATCGCGCTGCGTCTGCCGGTGGATGTGCTGGCCGATATCGAGACAATCGCCAAGGCCTCGGACCGATCCCGTAGCTGGGTGATGGTTCGCGCGATGCGGTATTATCTGGCCACAGAAGGCAAGGATATTCTGGAGATTGAGCACGCCCGCGAAGGCATGCGTCAAGGCAAGTTTCAGGATATGGACGGATTGCTGGAGGAATTGGAGGCGTTGAACAAGGATGATGCCGCTTGA
- a CDS encoding DUF6107 family protein, producing the protein MADFGNDPGLWAAKGIGSVAGAAVSLVYMLPKGRREAGSRFFTGMAGGLIFGGPAGLWIVAKLGIGGSLSGTEVMLTGSAAASLSAWCVLGAVARVAKRYGRK; encoded by the coding sequence ATGGCTGATTTTGGCAATGACCCTGGCCTTTGGGCCGCCAAGGGTATCGGCTCGGTAGCCGGTGCTGCCGTATCGCTTGTGTACATGCTGCCCAAGGGCAGGCGCGAGGCGGGCTCCCGTTTCTTCACCGGGATGGCCGGCGGGCTGATCTTCGGCGGACCTGCCGGCCTGTGGATCGTCGCCAAGCTCGGGATCGGCGGCAGTCTTTCCGGCACCGAGGTGATGCTGACCGGATCGGCTGCCGCCAGTCTTTCGGCGTGGTGCGTGCTCGGCGCGGTGGCGAGGGTGGCGAAACGCTACGGCAGAAAATAG